From Uloborus diversus isolate 005 chromosome 8, Udiv.v.3.1, whole genome shotgun sequence, a single genomic window includes:
- the LOC129227540 gene encoding uncharacterized protein LOC129227540 isoform X2, producing the protein MAPSHVFQDPTFWKHFKNKVMEKSWKCNFPPQILIDNIQEDSMLYKDPSVFERRRKGVLPWAKNDTQWVQVLLGACQELARGRSGPYSQQLSKLHVLEALEDFVEHLNCFNTVAMVMASEGQPVKPLSQDSSQVHDIDKLDPIMLVGYSERFEDQVSTSVWQKCVERHTLVNPHHQAHCMWHDCHCMPPCVANCEKLRSKALREMVCDKVSRRLQKTLNGTLSKDMWDVELTYFDGLPQEWLDRAESMMQGMKQ; encoded by the exons ATGGCTCCATCCCATGTTTTCCAAGATCCAACGTTCTGGAAACACTTCAAAAACAAGGTCATGGAAAAATCCTGGAAATGCAACTTTCCCCCTCAAATTCTCATAGATAATATCCAAGAAGATTCAATGCTGTACAAAGACCCCTCAGTCTTCGAAAGGCGGCGAAAAGGGGTGCTGCCATGGGCAAAGAACGACACTCAGTGGGTCCAGGTCCTCCTCGGCGCATGTCAAGAGTTAGCTCGAGGTCGCTCAGGTCCCTACTCACAGCAGCTGAGCAAACTCCACGTTCTGGAAGCTCTGGAAGATTTCGTAGAACACCTGAATTGTTTTAATACCGTTGCCATGGTGATGGCGTCTGAAGGGCAACCTGTAAAGCCACTGAGTCAAGACTCTTCTCAA gTGCACGACATCGACAAGTTAGACCCTATCATGCTCGTGGGCTATTCAGAGAGGTTCGAAGATCAAGTGAGCACTTCCGTTTGGCAGAAATGCGTTGAGAGGCACACGCTAGTCAACCCCCACCACCAAGCACACTGCATGTGGCACGACTGCCACTGCATGCCACCTTGCGTCGCAAATTGCGAAAAGCTTCGGTCGAAAGCCCTGAGGGAAATGGTGTGCGATAAAGTGTCGAGACGACTGCAAAAGACACTGAATGGAACTCTGTCGAAAGATATGTGGGATGTAGAATTGACTTATTTCGACGGACTTCCGCAAGAGTGGTTGGACAGAGCCGAAAGTATGATGCAAGGCATGAAACAATAA
- the LOC129227540 gene encoding uncharacterized protein LOC129227540 isoform X1, producing MLILLPILSLWILLIRTDGAICPYLPNTGVKTSYSGMAPSHVFQDPTFWKHFKNKVMEKSWKCNFPPQILIDNIQEDSMLYKDPSVFERRRKGVLPWAKNDTQWVQVLLGACQELARGRSGPYSQQLSKLHVLEALEDFVEHLNCFNTVAMVMASEGQPVKPLSQDSSQVHDIDKLDPIMLVGYSERFEDQVSTSVWQKCVERHTLVNPHHQAHCMWHDCHCMPPCVANCEKLRSKALREMVCDKVSRRLQKTLNGTLSKDMWDVELTYFDGLPQEWLDRAESMMQGMKQ from the exons GGGTCAAAACTTCCTACTCTGGTATGGCTCCATCCCATGTTTTCCAAGATCCAACGTTCTGGAAACACTTCAAAAACAAGGTCATGGAAAAATCCTGGAAATGCAACTTTCCCCCTCAAATTCTCATAGATAATATCCAAGAAGATTCAATGCTGTACAAAGACCCCTCAGTCTTCGAAAGGCGGCGAAAAGGGGTGCTGCCATGGGCAAAGAACGACACTCAGTGGGTCCAGGTCCTCCTCGGCGCATGTCAAGAGTTAGCTCGAGGTCGCTCAGGTCCCTACTCACAGCAGCTGAGCAAACTCCACGTTCTGGAAGCTCTGGAAGATTTCGTAGAACACCTGAATTGTTTTAATACCGTTGCCATGGTGATGGCGTCTGAAGGGCAACCTGTAAAGCCACTGAGTCAAGACTCTTCTCAA gTGCACGACATCGACAAGTTAGACCCTATCATGCTCGTGGGCTATTCAGAGAGGTTCGAAGATCAAGTGAGCACTTCCGTTTGGCAGAAATGCGTTGAGAGGCACACGCTAGTCAACCCCCACCACCAAGCACACTGCATGTGGCACGACTGCCACTGCATGCCACCTTGCGTCGCAAATTGCGAAAAGCTTCGGTCGAAAGCCCTGAGGGAAATGGTGTGCGATAAAGTGTCGAGACGACTGCAAAAGACACTGAATGGAACTCTGTCGAAAGATATGTGGGATGTAGAATTGACTTATTTCGACGGACTTCCGCAAGAGTGGTTGGACAGAGCCGAAAGTATGATGCAAGGCATGAAACAATAA